A region of the Nocardia asteroides genome:
CATCTTGATCCTGGTCAGCGCGTCCAGCGCGCCGAACGGTTCGTCCGCCAACAGCAGCTCCGGCTCGCGCACCAGCGAACGCGCCAGGGCGACGCGCTGTTGCTCACCGCCGGAAAGTTCCTTGGGCCATGCTTTCTCGCGGCCCGCGAGGCCGACCTCCGCCAGCGCCGCGCGACCGCGACCGGCCACGTCCGCGCCACCGAGGCCGAGGGTCACGTTCTCCAGCACGCGCGCCCAGGGCAGCAACCGGGAGTCCTGGAACACCACCGAGCGCTCGGTGGGCACACTCAGCTCACCGGATCCGGGTACGTCGTAATCCAATTCGGCCAGCGCCCGCAGCAGCGTGCTCTTGCCCGAACCACTGCGGCCCAGCAGCGCGACGAAC
Encoded here:
- a CDS encoding ABC transporter ATP-binding protein, yielding MATDTRGLNVVRARRLRRGFGDRVVLRDLDIDIARGEFVALLGRSGSGKSTLLRALAELDYDVPGSGELSVPTERSVVFQDSRLLPWARVLENVTLGLGGADVAGRGRAALAEVGLAGREKAWPKELSGGEQQRVALARSLVREPELLLADEPFGALDALTRIKMHALLQDLCARHRPAVLLVTHDVDEAVLLADRVLVLDDGHLAVDQRIDLERPRRHGDPAFLRHRSLLLASLGVDVADTHTDEKKAS